In one window of Kwoniella newhampshirensis strain CBS 13917 chromosome 14, whole genome shotgun sequence DNA:
- a CDS encoding elongation factor G, mitochondrial, with translation MPGITRAVARLRHASTSTAPLRRPVILQRKPTLGSGPSSSISSPSPSNDHDHRSSVLLATTTLPKSAGLGQRRYASSSAAAAIKEDGGDEPIWPERILPELKDSDSNRLRRQRNVGISAHIDSGKTTLTERVLYYTGRIRDIHEVRGRDAVGAKMDSMELEREKGITIQSAATFADWLAPKPPTELAQGEVLTSADKEKFAINIIDTPGHVDFTIEVERALRVLDGAVLVLCAVSGVQSQTITVDRQMRRYNVPRLAFINKMDRAGSNPFRVIQQLRGKLKMNAAAVQVPIGAEGDFGGVVDLVRMKAIYNEGVKGNQVVETDDIPDSVRAIAEQKRAELIEQLSEADETLCDLFLDEAPISELDIAQALRRATTSLRFTPVFLGSAIKNTGVQSLLDGICAYLPDPSEVHNQALDAALPPQAPPIPLVPAADAPLVGLAFKLEEGRYGQLTYMRVYQGELKRGSLIYNARTGKKVKVPRLVRMHSDEMEDVEAIGAGEICAMFGVECSSGDTFTDGSTTYSMPVISLSIRPEGNETPNFSRALNRFQKEDPTFRVHVDGESQETIISGMGELHLDIYVERMRREYNVACVTGKPRVAFRETITEPSKFNYTHKKQSGGSGQFGRVIGRLEPMETDPDTGKDTAFDNRIIGGNIPQQFIPAIEKGFQEALDRGLLTGHPITGCRFVLEDGSAHTVDSNELAFRLASVGAFREAFQKAKPVVLEPVMTVEVVAPIEFQGNVIGALNQRKGTIIDTEVRDDEFTLTAEVALNDMFGYSSQLRGMTQGKGEFTMEYKTHQPVMANVQKDMTEAFRKKQLTK, from the exons ATGCCTGGAATCACACGAGCAGTCGCTCGGCTGCGCCAcgcatcaacatcaacggCGCCTCTACGTCGTCCTGTGATCTTGCAACGGAAACCGACTCTCGGGTCCggaccatcatcctcgatctcatctccttcaccatcaaacgatcacgatcatcgAAGTTCCGTTCTCTTAGCTACGACTACGCTTCCTAAGTCCGCGGGACTCGGTCAGAGGCGATATGCCTCTAGTTCAGCTGCGGCGGCGATCAAGGAGGACGGCGGTGATGAGCCGATTTGGCCAGAGAGGATCTTGCCGGAGTTGAAGGATAGTGATTCGAATAGATTGAGAAGGCAAAGAAATGTCggaat CTCTGCGCACATCGATTCTGGTAAGACCACTCTGACCGAACGT GTCCTTTACTACACCGGACGTATTCGAGACATTCACGAAGTTCGAGGTCGTGATGCTGTCGGAGCGAAGATGGACTCCATGGAACTGGAACGAGAAAAGGGAATCACCATCCAATCAGCTGCCACATTCGCCGATTGGCTCGCTCCTAAACCACCTACGGAACTCGCACAGGGCGAAGTCTTGACAAGCGCcgacaaggagaagttcgcgatcaacatcatcgataCACCCGGTCACGTCGATTTCACtatcgaggtcgagagagCGTTGAGAGTGTTGGACGGCGCGGTGTTGGTCCTTTGTGCTGTTAGTGGTGTTCAGAGTCAAACGATCACAGTGGATCGTCAGATGAGAAGGTACAACGTACCGAGGTTGGCATTCATCAATAAGATGGATCG AGCCGGATCAAACCCCTTCCGAGTCATTCAGCAGCTGCGCGGCAAATTAAAGATGAACGCGGCGGCTGTTCAGGTCCCGATTGGTGCCGAGGGTGATTTCGGCGGTGTCGTTGATCTTGTGCGTATGAAGGCGATCTACAATGAAGGTGTCAAGGG AAATCAGGTCGTAGAGACAGACGATATCCCGGACAGCGTCCGTGCCATCGCTGAGCAAAAGCGAGCGGAACTCATTGAACAACTTTCTGAAGCCGATGAGACCCTCtgcgatctcttcctcgacgaaGCTCCTATTTCCGAACTCGATATCGCTCAAGCTCTCCGACGAGCGACCACCTCTCTCCGCTTCACACCGGTTTTCCTCGGATCCGCAATCAAGAACACCGGCGTTCAATCTCTGCTCGATGGAATCTGCGCTTATCTCCCCGATCCCAGTGAGGTCCACAACCAAGCTCTCGACGCAGCTTTACCCCCTCAGGCTCCCCCCATCCCCCTCGTTCCTGCCGCCGATGCTCCTTTGGTCGGTCTCGCGTTCaagttggaagaaggacgataCGGTCAACTGACCTATATGAGGGTGTACCAAGGAGAGCTGAAGAGAGGGTCCCTCATCTACAACGCGAGGActggaaagaaggtgaaggtgcCTAGATTAGTGAGGATGCACAGtgacgagatggag GATGTGGAGGCTATCGGGGCCGGAGAGATTTGTGCGATGTTCGGTGTCGAATGTTCATCAGGTGACACTTTCACGGATGGATCAACTACATACTCTATG CCTGTCATTTCACTCTCCATTCGACCCGAAGGCAACGAGACACCCAACTTCTCTCGTGCCCTGAACCGATTCCAGAAAGAAGACCCTACGTTCCGAGTACACGTTGATGGCGAGTCtcaagag accatcatctccgGTATGGGAGAACTGCACTTGGACATCTACGTCGAGCGAATGAGGCGAGAGTACAACGTCGCTTGTGTCACTGGTAAACCCCGAGTCGCCTTCCGAGAGACCATCACCGAGCCTTCAAAGTTCAACTATACACACAAGAAGCAGTCTGGTGGTTCTGGTCAGTTCGGTCGAGTGATCGGTCGACTTGAGCCTATGGAGACGGATCCCGACACTGGAAAGGACACTGCGTTTGATAACAGGATTATCGGAGGCAACATTCCTCAGCAATTCATCCCTGCGATTGAGAAG GGTTTCCAAGAAGCGCTCGACCGAGGTCTATTGACCGGTCACCCTATCACTGGATGTCGATTTGTTCTCGAAGATGGTTCCGCCCACACTGTCGACTCGAACGAATTGGCTTTCCGACTGGCTTCCGTTGGTGCCTTCAGAGAAGCATTCCAGAAAGCCAAACCAGTTGTCCTCGAACCCGTCATGACTGTGGAAGTCGTTGCGCCTATCGAGTTCCAGGGAAATGTCATTGGAGCCTTGAACCAACGTAAAGGAACAATTATCGACACGGAAGTCAGGGATGACGAATTCACTCTCACCGCCGAGGTTGCGCTTAACGACATGTTCGGCTATTCAAGTCAACTCAGAGGGATGACGCAAGGAAAGG GTGAATTCACGATGGAATACAAGACACATCAACCCGTCATGGCGAATGTACAGAAGGATATGACAGAGGCTTTCAGGAAGAAGCAGTTGACCAAGTAG